The Molothrus ater isolate BHLD 08-10-18 breed brown headed cowbird chromosome 1, BPBGC_Mater_1.1, whole genome shotgun sequence genome includes a window with the following:
- the LOC118701967 gene encoding feather beta keratin-like, whose translation MACYNRCSPCGPTPLANSCNEPCALQCQDSRVIIDPSPVLVTLPGPIMTSFPQNTAVGSTSSAAVGTELSVQGQPISGGFGGFGYGLGYGRGFGYGCGFGYGQGYGYGLGCYGRRGYGYNC comes from the coding sequence ATGGCCTGCTACAACCGCTGCAGTCCCTGCGGACCCACCCCGCTGGCCAACAGCTGCAacgagccctgtgccctgcaatgccaggaTTCCCGCGTCATCATCgacccttcccctgtgctggtcaccctgccaggacccatcatgacctccttcccccagaacaccGCCGTCGGATCCACCTCCTCGGCTGCCGTGGGCACTGAGctcagtgtgcagggacagcccatctCTGGCGGATTTGGTGGCTTTGGCTACGGCCTTGGCTATGGCCGTGGGTTTGGCTATGGCTGTGGATTCGGCTACGGGCAGGGCTATGGCTACGGCCTGGGCTGCTACGGCAGGAGGGGCTATGGCTACAACTGCTAA
- the LOC118684040 gene encoding feather beta keratin-like, with protein sequence MPQGHGTRLSRPSRTSIKAGPVPLPHTLLLTPPAPADNQATPMACYNRCSPCGPTPLANSCNEPCALQCQDSRVIINPSPVLVTLPGPIMTSFPQSTAVGSTSSAAVGTELNAQGQPISGGFAGFGGFGYGLGYGRGFGYGCGFGYGQGYGYGLGCYGRRGYGYNC encoded by the exons atGCCCCAAGGCCATGGGACAAGGCTGTCCCGCCCCTCCAGGACCAGCATAAAAGCCGGGCCAGTGCCTCTCCCTCACACACTTCTTCtcacacctcctgctcctgcagacaaCCAGG CCACACCCATGGCCTGCTACAACCGCTGCAGTCCCTGCGGACCCACCCCGCTGGCCAACAGCTGCAacgagccctgtgccctgcaatgccaggaTTCCCGCGTCATCATCaacccttcccctgtgctggtcaccctgccaggacccatcatgacctccttcccccagagcaCCGCCGTCGGATCCACCTCCTCGGCTGCCGTGGGCACTGAGCTcaatgcccagggacagcccatctCTGGGGGATTTGCTGGCTTTGGTGGCTTTGGCTACGGCCTTGGCTATGGCCGTGGGTTTGGCTATGGCTGTGGATTCGGCTACGGGCAGGGCTATGGCTACGGCCTGGGCTGCTACGGCAGGAGGGGCTATGGCTACAACTGCTAA
- the LOC118701862 gene encoding feather beta keratin-like, with amino-acid sequence MACYNRCSPCGPTPLANSCNEPCALQCQDSRVIINPSPVLVTLPGPIMTSFPQNTAVGSTSSAAVGTELSVQGQPISGGFGGFGGFGYGLGYGRGFGYGCGFGYGQGYGYGLGCYGRRGYGYNC; translated from the coding sequence ATGGCCTGCTACAACCGCTGCAGTCCCTGTGGACCCACCCCGCTGGCCAACAGCTGCAacgagccctgtgccctgcaatgccaggaTTCCCGCGTCATCATCaacccttcccctgtgctggtcaccctgccaggacccatcatgacctccttcccccagaacaccGCCGTCGGATCCACCTCCTCGGCTGCCGTGGGCACTGAGctcagtgtgcagggacagcccatctCTGGCGGATTTGGTGGCTTTGGTGGCTTTGGCTACGGCCTTGGCTATGGCCGTGGGTTTGGCTATGGCTGTGGATTCGGCTACGGGCAGGGCTATGGCTACGGCCTGGGCTGCTACGGCAGGAGGGGCTATGGCTACAACTGCTAA